From the Leptotrichia sp. oral taxon 221 genome, one window contains:
- the hemA gene encoding glutamyl-tRNA reductase encodes MTSDITTNFYILSFSYKSMPLEERENFVRSKYKEILEEYLQKGLIKGYITTETCLRVEMYLEITEKLDIEELRSRFNAKSTLECRGKEAIKYLFEVICGLDSVIKGEDQVLAQIKKSYLAHLENKKTSSFLNIIFNSAIEVGKKFRAESKITEKNLSLDSISVKFIKNKFGELDGKRIFVIGVGDLSQSILAILHKYDNCNLIMTNRSNRKSIELKKVFNNVETAEFKEKYDVVEKSDIVISATSAPHLILEKDKMGKILSDGKKRFFLDLAVPRDIETSIGEASNTMLYHLDDIWEEYNKNVKKRDEVVDEFYYIIDKQYKETIEKLLKREKYLKK; translated from the coding sequence ATGACCAGTGATATTACAACAAATTTCTATATTTTGAGTTTTAGTTATAAAAGTATGCCTTTGGAAGAGAGAGAAAATTTTGTGAGAAGCAAGTATAAAGAAATATTGGAAGAATATTTGCAAAAGGGATTGATTAAGGGATATATTACGACTGAGACTTGTTTGAGAGTGGAAATGTATTTAGAGATAACGGAAAAATTAGATATTGAGGAATTGCGAAGTAGATTTAATGCGAAGAGTACGCTGGAATGTCGAGGGAAAGAGGCGATTAAATATTTATTTGAGGTGATATGTGGCTTGGATTCGGTGATAAAAGGTGAAGATCAAGTGTTGGCTCAGATTAAAAAATCGTATTTGGCGCATTTGGAAAATAAAAAGACTTCGAGTTTTTTAAATATTATTTTTAATAGTGCAATTGAAGTTGGGAAAAAATTTAGAGCGGAAAGTAAAATTACGGAAAAAAATCTTTCGTTAGATTCAATTTCAGTAAAATTTATAAAAAATAAATTTGGAGAATTAGATGGAAAAAGAATATTCGTTATTGGAGTTGGAGATTTAAGTCAGTCGATTTTGGCAATACTTCATAAATATGATAATTGTAACTTGATTATGACGAATAGAAGTAATAGGAAGTCTATAGAATTGAAAAAAGTTTTTAATAATGTGGAAACAGCTGAATTTAAGGAAAAATATGATGTTGTTGAAAAAAGTGATATTGTGATAAGTGCTACTTCGGCGCCACATTTGATTTTGGAAAAGGATAAGATGGGAAAAATTTTGAGTGATGGGAAGAAGAGATTTTTCTTGGATTTGGCGGTTCCAAGAGATATTGAGACAAGTATTGGTGAGGCTAGTAATACTATGTTGTATCATTTAGATGACATTTGGGAAGAGTATAATAAGAATGTCAAGAAGAGAGATGAGGTTGTGGATGAGTTTTATTACATTATTGACAAGCAATATAAGGAAACTATTGAAAAATTGTTGAAGAGAGAGAAGTATCTTAAAAAGTAA
- the cobA gene encoding uroporphyrinogen-III C-methyltransferase — MEKNKVKGKVYIAGAGCGDEQLITLKLKNILEKADCVIYDRLVNPNILQYSKPRAELIYMGKENTEGGELQLKINQTIVEKAFENAIVLRLKGGDPFVFGRGGEEIEALLAENIEFEVIPGITSSIAVPAYAGIPVTHRGINTSFHVFTGHTKIDGSEHDFSTIAKLDGTLIFLMGLGNLEKIVENLVENGKKVDTPVAIIKDGTTSKQKTYTGTLGTIVEIVKENNVKSPVIIIIGEVVNLREKMQWFEKKVLSGKNILVTRNKEKQKKVADKINELGGQAVSLPLINIEYNEFEMPDLSQYGAILFNSANSVIGFMNKIKDMRQLANVKIGVVGTKTAEEMGNYKIIPDFYPKEYTVERLAAESVKFTNPNERVLFVVSNISPVDTEKYDKLYGRKYEKVVVYSTEQVKIEEEKVEREVRKSEILMFLSSSTFESFVKNLGIDDLNKTEKLKNILDGKVIASIGPVTTKTIEKYGIKVNIEAEKYTEDGLLDVIEKYYKD, encoded by the coding sequence ATGGAGAAAAATAAAGTTAAAGGAAAGGTGTATATTGCTGGTGCTGGTTGTGGAGATGAACAGTTGATTACCTTGAAATTGAAAAATATTTTAGAGAAGGCAGATTGTGTGATTTATGATAGACTTGTGAATCCAAATATTTTGCAGTATTCAAAACCTAGAGCGGAATTGATTTATATGGGGAAAGAAAATACCGAGGGTGGCGAGTTGCAATTGAAAATTAATCAGACAATTGTGGAAAAAGCGTTTGAAAATGCGATTGTACTACGTTTAAAGGGAGGAGATCCTTTTGTATTTGGTCGTGGTGGTGAGGAAATTGAGGCATTGTTGGCTGAAAATATTGAGTTTGAGGTAATTCCTGGGATTACTTCTTCGATAGCGGTTCCAGCTTATGCAGGAATACCAGTGACTCACCGAGGAATAAACACGTCGTTTCACGTATTTACAGGTCACACAAAAATTGACGGAAGTGAGCATGATTTTTCAACAATTGCGAAATTAGATGGAACGTTAATATTTTTAATGGGATTAGGAAATCTTGAAAAAATTGTGGAAAACCTTGTGGAAAACGGAAAAAAAGTGGATACGCCAGTTGCGATAATTAAAGATGGAACTACTTCAAAGCAAAAAACTTATACTGGAACTTTAGGAACAATTGTGGAAATTGTGAAGGAAAATAATGTAAAATCGCCAGTAATAATTATTATTGGGGAAGTTGTAAATTTACGGGAAAAAATGCAGTGGTTTGAGAAGAAAGTTCTGAGTGGAAAAAATATTTTGGTGACACGGAATAAAGAAAAACAGAAAAAGGTTGCGGATAAAATAAATGAGCTTGGTGGACAGGCTGTTTCGTTGCCGTTAATTAATATTGAATACAACGAGTTTGAGATGCCTGATTTGTCGCAGTATGGAGCGATTTTGTTTAATAGTGCAAATTCTGTAATTGGATTTATGAATAAAATCAAGGATATGCGTCAGTTGGCTAATGTAAAAATTGGAGTTGTCGGGACGAAAACTGCTGAAGAAATGGGAAATTACAAGATAATTCCTGATTTTTATCCGAAAGAATATACTGTGGAACGTCTGGCAGCAGAAAGTGTGAAATTTACAAATCCTAATGAGAGAGTGTTATTTGTAGTTTCAAATATTTCACCTGTGGATACTGAAAAATATGATAAATTATATGGTAGAAAATATGAGAAAGTTGTTGTTTATAGTACGGAGCAGGTTAAGATTGAAGAAGAAAAAGTTGAGAGAGAAGTTAGAAAAAGTGAAATTTTAATGTTTTTAAGTTCTTCAACTTTTGAGTCTTTTGTAAAAAATTTAGGAATTGATGATTTGAATAAAACTGAAAAATTGAAAAATATTTTAGATGGGAAAGTGATTGCGTCGATTGGGCCTGTTACTACAAAAACTATTGAAAAATATGGAATTAAAGTAAATATCGAAGCTGAGAAATATACAGAAGATGGATTGTTGGATGTGATTGAAAAATATTACAAAGATTAA
- the argS gene encoding arginine--tRNA ligase, which produces MELLTNQLKKIFSENINNIFKQDFSEKINIENSTKKEFGDFQTNFAMMNSKAIGKNPREIATTLVENFKENDLIEKLEIAGPGFINIHLKNNFLNNEVKKIDNEKYDFSFLNVDETVIIDYSSPNIAKRMHIGHLRSTIIGDAIKRILDFIGFKTISDNHIGDWGTQFGKLIVAYNKWLDKEAYEADPIGELERIYVLFSDEAKKDPTLEEVARNELRKLQMGDEQNNKLWKEFIEISLKEYNKVYDRLGVKFDHYFGESFYNDLMPDVLEELKEKNIAKEDQGALVVFFEEDKLPPALVQKKDGSFLYATSDLATIKFRKNELNVDKAVYVTDERQQNHFKQVFEISEMLGAPYNYEKSHVYFGIMRFGDGMIFSSRSGNIIRLVDLLDEAKKQVKSVIDEKNPNIPEDEKEKIAEIVGTGAIKYFDLSQNRTSDILFTWDKVLSFEGNTGPYLQYTYARIQSILRKLKEENISVKNNDIILDDMFDIERELAVALLRFPQTVVKSYETYRPNIIADYLFDTAKLFNNFYNSKSILKETDKKVMDARILLAQKTASILKQGLNLLGIETVDRM; this is translated from the coding sequence ATGGAATTATTAACTAATCAATTAAAAAAAATATTTTCAGAAAATATAAATAATATTTTTAAACAAGATTTTTCTGAAAAAATAAATATTGAAAATTCTACAAAAAAGGAATTTGGTGACTTTCAAACAAATTTTGCAATGATGAATTCAAAAGCAATCGGTAAAAATCCTAGAGAAATTGCAACTACCTTAGTTGAAAATTTTAAGGAAAACGATTTAATTGAAAAATTAGAGATTGCGGGACCTGGATTTATTAATATTCATTTGAAAAATAATTTTTTGAATAATGAAGTGAAAAAGATTGATAATGAAAAATATGATTTTTCGTTTTTGAATGTTGATGAAACAGTTATTATCGACTATTCTTCACCAAATATTGCAAAAAGAATGCATATTGGACATTTGAGAAGTACGATAATTGGTGATGCAATTAAAAGAATTTTAGATTTTATTGGGTTTAAGACGATTTCTGATAACCATATTGGAGATTGGGGAACTCAATTTGGGAAATTAATTGTGGCGTATAATAAATGGTTAGATAAAGAGGCTTATGAAGCTGATCCAATTGGTGAATTAGAAAGAATTTATGTTTTGTTTTCTGATGAAGCAAAAAAAGATCCGACTTTGGAAGAGGTCGCAAGAAATGAATTGAGAAAATTACAAATGGGTGATGAGCAAAATAATAAACTTTGGAAAGAATTTATCGAAATTTCTTTAAAAGAGTATAATAAAGTTTATGATAGATTAGGTGTTAAGTTTGATCACTATTTTGGAGAATCATTCTATAATGATCTGATGCCAGATGTGTTGGAAGAATTGAAGGAAAAAAATATTGCGAAGGAAGATCAAGGAGCTTTGGTTGTTTTCTTTGAAGAAGATAAATTGCCACCTGCTCTTGTACAAAAGAAAGATGGAAGTTTTCTTTATGCAACTTCTGATTTAGCGACAATTAAGTTTAGAAAAAATGAATTAAATGTGGATAAAGCTGTGTACGTAACTGATGAGCGTCAACAAAATCACTTTAAGCAAGTTTTTGAAATTAGTGAAATGCTTGGAGCACCTTACAATTATGAAAAATCACATGTTTATTTTGGAATTATGAGATTTGGAGATGGAATGATTTTCTCTTCTCGTAGCGGAAATATCATTAGACTTGTAGATTTGCTAGATGAAGCTAAAAAACAAGTAAAATCTGTTATTGATGAAAAAAATCCTAATATTCCTGAAGATGAAAAAGAAAAAATTGCTGAAATTGTTGGTACTGGAGCTATCAAATATTTTGACTTGAGTCAAAACCGTACTTCTGATATTTTGTTTACTTGGGATAAAGTATTGAGTTTTGAAGGAAATACAGGGCCTTATTTACAATATACTTACGCAAGAATCCAATCAATTTTGAGAAAATTGAAAGAAGAAAATATTTCTGTTAAAAATAATGATATTATTTTAGATGATATGTTTGATATTGAAAGAGAATTGGCAGTAGCTTTATTAAGATTCCCACAAACTGTTGTAAAATCTTATGAAACTTACAGACCAAATATTATTGCAGATTATTTATTCGATACTGCAAAATTATTTAACAATTTCTATAATTCTAAATCTATTTTGAAGGAAACTGATAAAAAGGTTATGGATGCTCGTATTTTGTTAGCTCAGAAAACAGCATCTATCTTGAAACAAGGATTGAATCTATTAGGAATTGAAACTGTTGATAGAATGTAA
- the acpS gene encoding holo-ACP synthase, producing the protein MEIYGIGTDIIEISRIETSINRTKTFKEKVYTKNEIEHIEKKRNPYASYAGRFAAKEAVSKALGTGVRNFSLRDIEILNDELGKPNIILYNNLKDFTKNFVFQVSISHSKEYAVSTVIISKKDTK; encoded by the coding sequence ATGGAAATTTATGGAATTGGGACAGATATTATAGAGATATCAAGAATAGAAACGTCGATTAATAGGACGAAAACTTTTAAAGAGAAAGTTTACACAAAAAATGAGATTGAGCATATTGAAAAAAAGAGGAATCCATATGCGAGTTATGCTGGACGTTTTGCGGCAAAAGAAGCCGTTTCTAAGGCTTTAGGGACAGGAGTGAGAAATTTTTCTTTGAGGGATATTGAGATTTTGAATGATGAATTGGGAAAACCAAATATTATTTTGTATAATAATTTGAAGGATTTTACAAAGAATTTTGTTTTTCAAGTAAGTATTTCTCACAGTAAGGAATATGCGGTTTCGACAGTGATTATTTCTAAAAAAGATACGAAATAA
- a CDS encoding TrkH family potassium uptake protein: MFLKNKFFSPYMIILLSFMGVTILGGFLLSFPISVNYGKSVKLIDGFFIATSAVCVTGLSSIDIASIYNPFGQLIILILIQLGGLGVITFTSVIIILISKKIGYYTKKVVQEDINIDTTFKIEEYVTKVIFAVILIEFIGAIILFFEFIKKFSFLKAVYYSFFHSISAFCNAGFALFSDNLYGFKNSFIINITIPVLIFLGGIGFSTILNCYNVFRKKEKRLTTTTKLSIKISIFLVLIGTIAIFILEYSNPKTIGNLPLFQKLGAAFFQSVTTRTAGFNTVSISGLKISTSFLFIIFMFIGASPGSTGGGIKTTTFGLIVLGTWATLKNRNIIEYNKRSVSWRIYNKAIAILFISLIYTSICVFLLTLLERNRNLLDLAFEVYSAFGTVGLSRDLTPNLTSISKFVLIVTMFVGRIGPLTIALALSKSKMKKENISRPQENILIG, encoded by the coding sequence ATGTTTTTAAAAAATAAATTTTTTTCACCATATATGATAATATTGTTATCATTCATGGGAGTTACAATTTTAGGTGGATTTTTATTGTCTTTTCCAATTTCAGTGAATTATGGAAAAAGTGTAAAACTGATTGATGGATTTTTTATAGCGACATCAGCTGTTTGTGTAACGGGACTCTCGAGCATAGATATAGCCAGTATTTATAATCCTTTTGGACAATTAATTATTTTAATTTTGATACAGCTTGGAGGACTTGGAGTGATAACATTTACTTCTGTTATCATTATTTTGATTTCTAAGAAAATCGGATATTACACAAAAAAAGTGGTTCAGGAAGATATAAATATTGATACAACTTTTAAAATTGAGGAATATGTCACGAAAGTTATCTTTGCAGTAATTCTAATTGAATTTATTGGAGCAATTATTTTATTTTTTGAATTTATAAAAAAGTTTAGTTTTTTGAAAGCAGTTTACTACTCGTTTTTTCATTCTATTTCGGCATTTTGTAATGCGGGATTTGCATTATTTTCCGATAATTTGTATGGATTCAAAAATAGTTTTATAATAAATATTACAATTCCAGTTTTGATATTTTTAGGAGGAATTGGATTTTCAACAATATTAAATTGTTATAATGTATTTAGAAAAAAAGAAAAAAGATTGACAACGACAACAAAATTAAGTATTAAAATATCGATATTCCTAGTTTTAATCGGAACGATAGCAATATTTATTTTAGAGTATTCTAATCCAAAAACAATAGGAAATTTGCCACTTTTTCAAAAATTAGGAGCAGCATTTTTTCAAAGTGTAACTACCAGAACAGCAGGATTTAATACGGTTTCAATTTCGGGATTAAAAATTTCTACATCATTTTTATTTATTATTTTTATGTTTATCGGAGCATCTCCTGGTTCAACTGGTGGAGGAATAAAAACAACAACGTTTGGACTGATTGTTTTAGGAACTTGGGCGACATTAAAAAATAGAAATATAATCGAATATAATAAAAGAAGTGTAAGTTGGAGAATTTACAACAAAGCTATTGCAATATTGTTCATATCGCTTATTTATACGTCAATTTGTGTATTTTTATTAACTTTGTTAGAAAGAAACAGAAATCTTTTAGATTTAGCATTTGAAGTATATTCAGCTTTTGGAACAGTTGGACTTTCGAGAGATTTGACGCCGAATTTAACAAGTATTTCTAAATTCGTACTTATTGTTACAATGTTTGTCGGAAGAATTGGACCACTTACAATTGCTTTAGCATTATCAAAATCGAAAATGAAGAAAGAAAATATTAGTCGTCCACAAGAAAATATTTTAATTGGATAA
- a CDS encoding TrkA family potassium uptake protein produces the protein MAGYLVIGAGKFGRTIAKTLYKFNQTVLVIDKNEELVQQIIDDEIVGEAVSFDVTEENALKKVVNSDDFEVAFICIEGSLQTSALVTVMLKELGIKKIICKAITKIEGKVLKKIGAMQVVFPDESVGKELALKILRPNLTEHLKFSEKYRIFEFKASKKIIGKNLKELDLRKKYEMNVIGIQREGEELRISLSPDEKILKNDMILAIVNVEKMVKFDKEYLEK, from the coding sequence ATGGCAGGATATTTAGTTATAGGAGCTGGAAAATTTGGAAGAACTATTGCAAAAACACTTTATAAATTTAATCAAACTGTACTTGTGATTGATAAAAATGAGGAACTTGTACAGCAGATAATAGATGATGAGATTGTTGGAGAGGCAGTTTCTTTTGATGTGACAGAAGAAAATGCATTAAAGAAAGTGGTTAATAGTGATGATTTTGAAGTGGCTTTCATTTGTATTGAAGGGAGTTTGCAAACGAGTGCATTAGTTACAGTTATGTTGAAGGAACTGGGAATAAAGAAGATTATTTGTAAGGCTATTACGAAAATTGAGGGAAAAGTTTTAAAAAAAATAGGAGCAATGCAAGTTGTATTTCCTGATGAAAGTGTAGGAAAGGAATTAGCTCTTAAAATTTTAAGACCAAATTTGACTGAACATTTAAAATTTTCTGAAAAATATAGAATTTTTGAGTTTAAGGCATCCAAAAAAATTATAGGAAAAAACCTTAAAGAGTTAGATTTGAGAAAAAAATATGAAATGAATGTTATTGGAATTCAAAGAGAGGGAGAAGAGCTAAGAATATCGCTTTCTCCAGATGAAAAAATTCTAAAAAATGATATGATACTAGCAATTGTGAATGTTGAAAAAATGGTAAAATTTGATAAGGAATATTTAGAAAAATAA
- a CDS encoding NRAMP family divalent metal transporter, whose amino-acid sequence MEDLITEETRSTWKTKLRAMGPGILMASAAVGGSHIVSSAQAGAIYGWQLLLVVILVNLFKYPFFRFGVQYTLNTEKSLVEGYSNRGKAYLWIFFILNVFSAMVNTAAVGILTGAIMMNIIPKSWGLSVGQITIILIILIWAMIILGGYSVLDGISKFVMITLTLATTIAVIIAAIKGGRHIPANFVAPSPWNLAALPFIISLMGWMPAPIEISAINSMWLEEKKRTSEVSYEDGLFDFNVGYIGTAILAVIFLALGALIQYGSPEKVKPASAAYIAQLIKMYMSEIGSWSRLLIAFIAFMCLFGTTITVIDGYSRANEEALRILLRKEKSSQKALNIWFTVTSIIGILIVLLFEGNVAKMMRFAMIASFISTPVFAWLNLQLVKTGKHKVSGALYWLSVVGLIYLSGFAIFFLIAYFGKLV is encoded by the coding sequence ATGGAAGATTTGATTACAGAAGAAACACGTTCAACTTGGAAAACAAAATTAAGAGCGATGGGGCCTGGTATCCTTATGGCATCAGCAGCTGTAGGAGGTTCACACATTGTATCATCGGCACAAGCGGGAGCAATTTATGGATGGCAACTACTTCTTGTCGTTATTTTAGTAAACTTGTTTAAGTATCCATTCTTTAGATTTGGTGTTCAATATACACTGAATACGGAAAAAAGCTTGGTTGAAGGATATAGCAACAGAGGAAAAGCTTATCTTTGGATATTTTTCATACTAAATGTATTTTCAGCAATGGTAAATACAGCAGCTGTAGGTATTCTTACAGGAGCAATTATGATGAATATCATTCCAAAAAGTTGGGGACTTTCAGTTGGACAAATAACAATAATATTAATAATTTTAATTTGGGCAATGATAATTCTTGGAGGATATAGTGTTCTTGATGGAATTTCAAAATTTGTTATGATTACTTTGACACTAGCAACAACAATTGCAGTAATTATCGCTGCTATTAAAGGTGGTCGTCATATTCCAGCAAATTTTGTAGCACCTTCACCATGGAATCTTGCAGCACTTCCATTTATTATATCATTAATGGGTTGGATGCCTGCACCAATAGAAATTTCAGCAATAAATTCAATGTGGCTGGAAGAAAAGAAACGTACATCAGAAGTTTCATATGAAGATGGATTATTTGATTTTAATGTTGGGTATATTGGGACAGCTATTCTTGCAGTTATCTTTTTAGCACTTGGAGCATTAATCCAATACGGTTCACCGGAAAAAGTAAAACCAGCAAGTGCCGCTTATATCGCACAACTTATAAAAATGTATATGTCTGAAATCGGTTCATGGTCAAGATTGCTTATCGCATTCATTGCGTTTATGTGTCTTTTCGGAACAACAATTACAGTTATTGACGGATATTCTCGTGCAAATGAAGAAGCATTACGTATTCTTTTAAGAAAAGAAAAATCTTCGCAAAAAGCTCTTAATATCTGGTTTACAGTAACTTCAATAATAGGTATTTTAATCGTACTTTTATTCGAAGGAAACGTTGCTAAAATGATGCGTTTTGCAATGATTGCCTCATTTATCTCAACACCAGTTTTCGCATGGTTGAACTTACAACTTGTTAAAACAGGAAAACATAAAGTTTCAGGAGCATTATACTGGCTTTCTGTTGTAGGATTAATTTACCTTTCAGGATTTGCAATTTTCTTCTTAATTGCTTATTTTGGAAAACTTGTATAA